In a genomic window of Timaviella obliquedivisa GSE-PSE-MK23-08B:
- a CDS encoding CoA-acylating methylmalonate-semialdehyde dehydrogenase, with protein MPHPSLPVVKNYINGQWCVSTATEFLAVINPANAQAIAQVPLSSAHEVEQAVASAAIAFQTWRRTPPLQRVQYLFRLKVLMDEQFEDLSRTVVEECGKTLDEARGEMRRAIENVEVACGIPMMMQGTNLEDIATGIDEIMIRQPLGVAAAIAPFNFPGMIPFWFMPYAIATGNTYIVKPSEKVPLTMQKVFQLIDQLNLPAGVLNLVNGGKEAVDAILDHPQVRAISFVGSTPIARYIYSRASANGKRVQCQGGAKNPVIILPDADMDMTTRITADSAFGCAGQRCLAASLAITVGDAQDSYTEAIAHAASTRIVGNGLDAGVQMGAVINAASKTRIEQLIQQGADEGAKVLVDGRSPRIPSYEQGYFVRPTILQNVDPHSEIAKTEIFGPVLSLMHVESIDEAIAIINGGQYGNMACLFTNNGAAARKFRYEAEAGNIGINVGVAAPMAFFPFSGWKDSFFGDLHGQGSHAVEFFTQTKVVVERWSQKDWSRQF; from the coding sequence CTCTACTGCCACCGAGTTTCTAGCGGTAATTAATCCTGCTAATGCGCAAGCGATCGCCCAAGTCCCATTGTCGTCTGCCCATGAAGTTGAGCAAGCCGTCGCTTCAGCCGCAATCGCCTTTCAAACGTGGCGACGTACTCCACCTTTGCAGCGCGTGCAATATCTCTTCCGACTCAAAGTATTAATGGATGAACAGTTTGAGGATCTATCCCGCACTGTGGTGGAAGAATGCGGTAAAACGCTGGATGAAGCTCGGGGCGAAATGCGACGGGCGATCGAAAACGTCGAGGTTGCCTGTGGCATTCCGATGATGATGCAGGGCACTAACCTGGAAGATATCGCAACGGGTATTGACGAGATTATGATCCGTCAACCGTTGGGTGTCGCAGCGGCGATCGCGCCCTTCAACTTTCCGGGCATGATTCCTTTTTGGTTTATGCCCTATGCCATTGCAACGGGTAACACTTACATTGTTAAGCCTTCTGAAAAAGTGCCGTTAACAATGCAAAAAGTCTTTCAACTAATCGATCAATTAAACTTGCCTGCGGGCGTTCTCAATCTTGTTAACGGTGGAAAGGAAGCCGTTGATGCGATCCTCGATCACCCGCAGGTTCGCGCCATTAGCTTTGTGGGTTCTACTCCCATAGCGCGCTATATCTACAGCCGTGCCTCAGCCAATGGTAAGCGCGTTCAGTGTCAAGGTGGCGCAAAGAATCCCGTGATTATTCTTCCCGATGCTGACATGGACATGACTACCCGCATTACTGCCGACAGCGCCTTTGGCTGCGCCGGGCAGCGTTGTTTAGCCGCTTCGTTAGCTATTACGGTTGGCGATGCGCAGGACAGCTACACGGAGGCGATCGCCCATGCTGCATCCACTCGCATTGTGGGTAACGGCTTAGACGCAGGCGTACAAATGGGAGCCGTGATTAATGCTGCCAGCAAAACCCGCATTGAGCAACTCATTCAACAGGGAGCCGACGAAGGAGCAAAGGTTTTAGTAGATGGGCGATCGCCCCGCATTCCCAGCTATGAGCAAGGCTATTTTGTGCGCCCCACGATTCTGCAAAACGTTGATCCCCACAGCGAAATTGCCAAAACCGAAATTTTTGGACCTGTGCTGAGCTTGATGCATGTAGAAAGCATTGACGAAGCGATCGCCATCATCAACGGCGGACAATACGGCAACATGGCTTGTTTATTTACCAACAATGGAGCCGCCGCCCGCAAGTTTCGCTACGAAGCCGAAGCGGGCAATATTGGCATCAATGTTGGTGTCGCCGCACCCATGGCGTTCTTTCCCTTCAGCGGTTGGAAAGACAGCTTTTTTGGCGATTTGCATGGACAGGGCAGTCATGCAGTTGAGTTCTTTACCCAAACAAAAGTGGTTGTAGAGCGATGGAGTCAGAAAGACTGGTCGCGGCAGTTCTAA
- a CDS encoding polysaccharide deacetylase family protein — MKLSSWAKVQALQQEGSAIRWVRRFRKVSVLLIWISLFTILASPLLLKLLPIFQQTLSQKRSPNLSIERSPLSLISQNAQPIASSNPQGVALPTCGTKPDASVSLLAETVLPELKAYLSAAPAPNIHSRAQLAKVPVMMYHDVLPEKEVFFDITREEFEGDLQRIRENGLTPVSLDHLVNHLKTGIPLPPKPIVLTFDDGYSGHYQHVYPLLKKYGYPATFAIYTAKVGKKLGRSSLTWAQLEEMSKNPLVTIASHTLTHPDLTQQPSDLLDQEIIESKQTLEKALNIPIQHFVYPEGKFDERVEASVQKAGYTSALIMRNGDGKFAGESANLLTVERFGFSELDEVMAQAYGGSPLPSWSDRLDLQAPMEVRRETLEDIPFVFVSGGRPITIHSDKRYRINEILARSNAVAAVGGSFFSLESLDTNVIIGPVISQNTQKFIPGNSSENLKLKDRPLVLINSQGVKFLPFDPQRHNTLESFQAELPGVTDGFVAAGWLVKDSLPRPASAFGQLYGFDFERDRAFWGIDHQGRPTVGISTVGLDSVRLGKLLAQAGFRDVIMVDSGASTDLVYQGQSLGVFEPRPLPHIVGLVPPAGLAGCQ; from the coding sequence ATGAAACTGTCCTCTTGGGCAAAAGTCCAAGCGCTTCAACAAGAAGGGTCTGCTATTCGATGGGTTCGTCGGTTCAGAAAAGTCTCGGTGTTGCTGATTTGGATTTCGCTGTTCACAATTTTGGCAAGCCCGCTGTTGCTGAAGCTCCTGCCGATTTTTCAACAGACACTGAGTCAAAAAAGATCGCCTAATTTATCTATAGAGCGATCGCCCCTCTCACTCATTTCTCAAAACGCTCAACCGATCGCCTCTAGCAACCCGCAGGGAGTTGCCCTACCCACTTGTGGTACTAAGCCTGATGCTAGTGTGAGCCTTTTGGCTGAAACAGTATTGCCCGAACTCAAGGCTTATCTTTCAGCAGCCCCTGCCCCTAACATTCATTCACGGGCGCAGCTTGCAAAAGTGCCTGTCATGATGTATCACGATGTGCTGCCCGAAAAAGAAGTTTTTTTTGATATTACTCGTGAAGAGTTCGAGGGAGATCTACAGCGTATTCGAGAGAACGGCTTAACCCCGGTCAGTCTCGATCATTTGGTTAATCATCTCAAAACAGGCATCCCCCTTCCGCCCAAGCCCATTGTGCTGACCTTTGATGATGGCTACTCTGGACACTATCAACACGTTTACCCACTACTGAAAAAGTACGGCTACCCTGCAACGTTTGCCATTTACACTGCTAAAGTAGGCAAAAAACTAGGACGCTCTAGCCTGACTTGGGCACAGCTTGAGGAAATGTCAAAAAATCCACTGGTGACGATCGCCTCCCACACGCTCACCCATCCTGACTTGACGCAGCAACCGAGCGATCTTCTTGACCAAGAAATCATTGAGTCCAAACAAACGTTAGAAAAGGCGTTAAATATACCGATTCAACACTTTGTTTATCCTGAAGGAAAGTTTGATGAACGGGTAGAGGCGAGCGTTCAGAAGGCAGGATATACCTCTGCATTAATTATGCGAAATGGTGATGGTAAATTCGCCGGAGAGTCAGCTAACTTACTAACCGTGGAACGGTTTGGGTTTTCTGAGTTAGATGAAGTGATGGCTCAAGCCTATGGGGGATCTCCGCTGCCAAGTTGGAGCGATCGGCTAGATCTTCAGGCTCCTATGGAGGTGAGGCGCGAAACCCTCGAAGATATTCCATTCGTTTTTGTGTCAGGCGGCAGACCCATCACTATTCATTCTGATAAGCGTTATCGCATTAACGAAATCTTGGCTCGTTCCAATGCAGTGGCGGCTGTGGGGGGCAGCTTCTTTTCGTTAGAAAGTCTTGATACTAACGTGATCATTGGTCCGGTAATCAGTCAAAACACCCAAAAATTTATCCCTGGTAACTCTAGTGAAAACCTTAAGCTCAAAGATCGTCCGCTCGTGCTGATCAATTCACAAGGCGTAAAGTTCTTACCTTTTGATCCACAACGGCACAACACCCTAGAGAGTTTTCAAGCAGAACTTCCAGGCGTGACCGATGGGTTTGTGGCGGCAGGTTGGTTGGTTAAGGACAGTCTACCTCGACCCGCATCAGCATTTGGTCAGCTCTATGGCTTTGACTTTGAGCGCGATCGCGCTTTTTGGGGAATTGACCACCAAGGTCGTCCTACGGTGGGCATTTCAACTGTAGGGCTAGATTCGGTGCGGCTGGGTAAGCTGTTGGCTCAGGCAGGCTTTAGAGATGTAATTATGGTCGATTCGGGAGCTAGTACAGACTTGGTTTACCAGGGGCAATCTTTGGGTGTCTTTGAGCCGCGTCCCTTGCCGCATATTGTGGGGTTGGTGCCGCCAGCCGGGTTGGCAGGGTGTCAGTAG
- a CDS encoding glycoside hydrolase family 15 protein: MRTTSSSSDSPSSRLDGSGLDGYYHEVKAVILARQNPVTGLMPASTAINAHGDYTDAWVRDNVYSILAVWGLALAYRKLDDNQGRAYELEHSVTKLMRGLLFAMMRQAHKVEKFKVTQAPLDALHAKYDTDTGDTVVEDHQWGHLQLDATSLYLLMLAQMTASGLQIIFTLDEVNFIQNLVYYIGRAYRTPDYGIWERGNKINHGNPELNASSAGMAKAALEAMSGLDLFGVHGSQASVIHVLPDEIARTRMTLESLLPRESSSKEVDAALLSVIGFPAFAIENSALVKRTREDVVTKLQGRYGCKRFLRDGHQTVIEDATRLHYEPKELKQFEHIECEWPLFFTYLMLDALFRGDRAQADDYHQRIQPLFVEQNGFHLLPELYYVPAEKIDAERAAPGSQTRLANENTPLVWTQSLYLLGQLIREDFIALGDIDPLGRHLRLGNRQAPLVQIALLSEDEALQTELATYGITTQTPSQVSPLQVHPIGELSAIYNQIGRNDKLGLTGRPVRRLRSLAPSRIFRIRGEVVVFLPSFLDQQQFYLTLDYHFLVAQIRGELSYIQRHWDQLGRPTMTLLLTHAMFELERVGTIDQSPLLILLRELQEGSCSGVAVKLGRLNQLMLTAGTERIEFIHDFNFASPVQDVIPNCYYLCSETSCNVPLSNTEEFLLAYETDVYRLINQLRQSYNLYEQTDLLETLTQLKGLSFNTGLGEPEQKVTVGDLLEEVYTKASQLRLWGVIRRAAGLLNKVDFGLSDAVTDILVRGKQIAVGRAYSEASLITSAIPTGEVLEKIREFCGNDVRDRPLTQEVLIYLSILLKTDPSLFDGLLTLRVGYLILLLTSELAKELNVTQDEAHEHLMQLSPFDIKTRLSEVLAGYEDLNQNLFRQESLRVRQQQAIQWVVLPAEAEAEAEAWWQKRQRDGAINRVPKGFYPKVWKVLEHCKGLVIGDKLDRRNRLDSELLLAEMTPGEKNFALRIEHLLNNIQAPEYHQVNVEALMELAAIAERNPELQIEEYIVLDVLIGHAVRLAWLDRNPNLSDQYTDYKGVAWRSFYESSPHDCSNYIAKALRFLMELGQVSA; this comes from the coding sequence ATGCGGACAACCTCCTCTTCCTCTGACTCCCCATCCTCTAGACTTGACGGCTCTGGACTTGACGGCTATTACCATGAAGTCAAAGCCGTCATCTTGGCGCGCCAAAACCCTGTTACTGGGCTCATGCCTGCCAGTACCGCCATCAACGCCCACGGCGACTATACCGATGCTTGGGTGCGCGACAATGTGTACAGCATTTTGGCAGTCTGGGGGCTAGCGTTAGCGTATCGCAAGCTAGACGATAATCAGGGCAGGGCTTACGAGCTAGAGCACAGTGTTACTAAGCTCATGCGGGGTCTGCTCTTTGCCATGATGCGACAGGCACACAAAGTAGAGAAATTCAAAGTCACCCAGGCTCCTTTGGATGCTCTCCACGCTAAGTATGATACTGACACGGGCGACACCGTGGTAGAAGACCATCAGTGGGGACATTTGCAGCTTGATGCCACATCTTTATATCTGCTGATGTTGGCACAGATGACTGCTTCAGGGCTGCAAATTATTTTTACTCTTGACGAAGTTAACTTTATTCAAAACTTGGTTTACTACATTGGGCGCGCCTACCGCACCCCTGACTACGGTATTTGGGAACGGGGCAACAAAATTAATCATGGCAACCCCGAACTCAACGCTAGCTCTGCGGGCATGGCGAAGGCGGCGCTAGAGGCAATGAGCGGACTAGATTTATTCGGCGTTCATGGCAGTCAAGCCTCTGTTATTCATGTGCTACCCGACGAAATTGCTCGGACACGGATGACCTTAGAATCGCTGTTGCCTAGAGAGTCGAGTTCTAAAGAAGTAGACGCAGCGCTCTTGAGCGTGATTGGCTTTCCGGCATTCGCCATTGAGAATTCCGCTTTGGTCAAACGAACCCGTGAAGATGTGGTGACTAAGTTGCAAGGACGATATGGCTGTAAGCGATTCTTGCGGGATGGGCACCAAACGGTTATTGAAGATGCGACGCGGTTGCACTATGAGCCGAAGGAACTCAAACAGTTTGAGCATATTGAGTGCGAGTGGCCTTTGTTTTTCACGTACCTGATGTTGGATGCTTTGTTTCGGGGCGATCGCGCTCAAGCCGACGACTACCACCAACGCATTCAACCCCTCTTTGTCGAGCAAAACGGCTTCCATCTCCTTCCCGAACTCTACTACGTTCCCGCCGAAAAAATTGATGCAGAACGCGCTGCCCCTGGCAGCCAGACCCGTCTTGCCAACGAGAATACTCCGCTTGTCTGGACACAAAGCCTCTACTTGCTCGGTCAACTCATCCGAGAGGACTTTATTGCCCTAGGCGACATTGATCCCCTCGGTCGTCATCTGCGGCTAGGTAACCGTCAAGCGCCCCTTGTCCAAATCGCCCTTCTTAGCGAAGACGAAGCGCTTCAAACCGAGTTAGCCACCTATGGCATCACCACCCAAACTCCTAGCCAAGTTTCTCCCTTGCAGGTGCATCCCATTGGCGAACTTTCCGCCATCTATAACCAAATTGGACGCAACGATAAGTTGGGGCTAACGGGTCGCCCAGTGCGGCGGCTCAGAAGTTTGGCACCATCACGGATCTTCCGAATTCGGGGTGAGGTTGTGGTATTTTTGCCCTCCTTCCTTGACCAACAACAGTTCTATTTAACTCTCGACTATCACTTTTTGGTGGCCCAAATTCGGGGTGAATTGTCCTACATTCAGCGGCACTGGGATCAACTAGGACGACCAACTATGACGCTATTGCTAACCCACGCCATGTTTGAACTAGAGCGAGTGGGCACGATCGACCAATCTCCCTTGCTGATTCTGCTGCGAGAGTTGCAAGAAGGAAGCTGTAGTGGTGTTGCGGTCAAGCTAGGGCGATTGAATCAACTGATGCTAACCGCAGGAACCGAGCGGATTGAATTCATTCACGATTTTAATTTTGCATCTCCGGTTCAAGATGTCATTCCTAATTGTTATTACTTGTGCTCTGAGACTAGCTGCAATGTTCCTCTGAGTAATACCGAGGAGTTCCTGCTGGCGTACGAAACAGATGTTTATAGGCTGATTAATCAGCTTCGCCAATCGTATAATTTGTACGAACAAACCGATTTATTGGAGACGTTAACTCAGCTTAAAGGATTGTCCTTCAATACAGGTTTGGGCGAACCGGAGCAGAAGGTAACAGTAGGCGATTTATTAGAAGAAGTTTATACCAAAGCCAGCCAACTTCGGCTATGGGGAGTGATTCGACGGGCGGCAGGCTTGCTGAACAAAGTAGACTTCGGGCTGTCGGATGCGGTCACCGATATTTTGGTACGGGGTAAACAAATCGCAGTCGGAAGAGCTTACAGCGAGGCATCGTTAATTACCAGTGCTATTCCAACCGGAGAAGTGCTGGAAAAAATTCGAGAGTTCTGCGGCAATGATGTGCGCGATCGCCCCCTGACACAAGAGGTTTTAATCTACCTCAGCATCCTTCTCAAGACCGATCCATCCTTGTTTGACGGGTTGCTCACCTTACGAGTGGGTTACCTCATCCTCCTGCTCACCAGCGAACTTGCTAAAGAACTCAACGTTACCCAAGACGAAGCTCACGAACACTTAATGCAGCTTAGCCCCTTCGACATTAAAACTCGTCTTAGCGAAGTTTTGGCAGGCTACGAAGATTTGAACCAAAATCTATTTCGGCAAGAGTCACTACGAGTGCGTCAGCAACAGGCAATTCAGTGGGTGGTACTACCTGCCGAAGCGGAAGCGGAAGCCGAAGCTTGGTGGCAAAAACGCCAGCGCGATGGCGCAATTAACCGCGTGCCCAAGGGCTTTTACCCAAAGGTATGGAAAGTTTTAGAACATTGTAAAGGCTTAGTGATTGGCGATAAGCTCGATCGCCGTAACCGTTTAGATAGTGAACTGTTACTTGCAGAAATGACACCCGGAGAAAAGAATTTTGCACTCCGAATTGAACACTTATTAAACAACATTCAAGCCCCCGAATACCATCAGGTTAACGTAGAGGCATTAATGGAGCTAGCTGCGATCGCGGAACGAAACCCAGAACTACAGATTGAAGAATATATTGTTTTAGATGTTTTGATTGGTCACGCAGTGCGGCTAGCTTGGCTCGATCGCAATCCTAACCTGTCAGATCAGTACACCGATTACAAAGGAGTAGCCTGGCGATCGTTCTATGAAAGCTCTCCCCATGACTGTTCTAATTACATTGCCAAAGCCCTTCGATTCCTAATGGAACTGGGGCAGGTGTCCGCTTAA
- a CDS encoding cyanophycinase, protein MAFVQQLVIIGGAEERSGDCQILREFVRRAGGRAAQIVVLTAATSEPEEAGKTYISVFKRLGAADVKIVDTRDRQDAEKLDGLLAIAQASGIFFTGGDQTRIVRAIKDTILDDAIRKRYQAGIVVGGTSAGAAMMPDKMIVDGNSVSSPHADLVKMAEGMGFLPNVVIDQHFSQRGRLGRLLSALLLEPSVLGFGIDENTAMVVDNDEFIVMGEGAVTVVDESATTHNNLEKKLLKDEPLAVLGVKLHILPQGYRFNLKTREATPPFV, encoded by the coding sequence ATGGCGTTTGTACAGCAACTCGTAATTATTGGTGGAGCAGAGGAGCGATCGGGCGATTGCCAGATTTTGCGCGAGTTTGTGCGGCGGGCGGGTGGTCGAGCGGCTCAAATTGTGGTGTTAACAGCAGCGACGAGTGAACCAGAAGAGGCTGGAAAAACCTATATTAGCGTCTTTAAGCGGCTGGGTGCGGCGGATGTAAAGATTGTAGATACGCGCGATCGCCAGGATGCGGAAAAGCTGGATGGGTTACTGGCGATCGCTCAAGCATCGGGTATTTTCTTTACGGGGGGCGACCAAACCCGCATTGTCCGCGCCATCAAAGACACGATTCTAGATGATGCTATTCGCAAGCGCTATCAAGCCGGAATTGTGGTGGGTGGAACTAGTGCTGGGGCTGCCATGATGCCCGACAAAATGATTGTAGATGGTAATTCTGTCAGCAGCCCTCACGCCGATTTGGTGAAAATGGCAGAAGGGATGGGCTTTTTGCCCAATGTAGTCATCGATCAACACTTCTCTCAACGGGGTCGCTTAGGGCGCTTATTGTCGGCACTGTTACTAGAGCCAAGCGTGTTGGGCTTTGGAATTGATGAAAATACGGCAATGGTGGTGGATAATGACGAGTTTATTGTAATGGGCGAAGGAGCCGTGACGGTGGTGGATGAGTCGGCAACGACTCACAATAATTTAGAGAAGAAGTTGTTGAAGGATGAACCCTTGGCAGTGTTGGGAGTGAAGCTTCATATTTTGCCGCAGGGATATCGGTTTAATTTAAAGACAAGAGAAGCGACTCCCCCATTTGTTTAG
- a CDS encoding Uma2 family endonuclease, whose amino-acid sequence MPLAESLLVEPLLLDLSTLHLTDEQFYQLCLANPEQRLELTSAGVLIIMSPVGGESGSYELELGADLTIWNRRTELGKVFSSSTGFKLSLGGQRSPDAAWVKRSRWEALTSEQRRKFPPVAPDFLIELRSETDPLDKSIAHLNR is encoded by the coding sequence ATGCCCCTGGCGGAATCCTTGCTTGTGGAACCCCTATTGCTCGACCTCAGTACTCTTCATCTCACAGACGAGCAATTTTATCAACTGTGTCTTGCAAATCCAGAGCAACGGCTCGAACTAACCTCAGCAGGAGTGCTGATCATTATGTCTCCTGTTGGCGGCGAAAGTGGCAGTTATGAACTGGAACTAGGAGCAGATCTGACAATTTGGAATCGTCGCACTGAACTTGGAAAAGTTTTTAGCTCATCCACTGGTTTCAAGCTGTCGTTGGGAGGGCAGCGATCGCCAGATGCAGCCTGGGTGAAGCGATCGCGGTGGGAGGCGTTAACATCTGAACAACGCCGCAAATTTCCTCCGGTCGCACCAGATTTTCTGATTGAGTTGCGCTCTGAGACTGATCCACTTGACAAGTCGATCGCCCACCTAAATCGTTAG
- a CDS encoding DEAD/DEAH box helicase, whose protein sequence is MEFSDLGLSTDLLRAVAEQGYTEPTPIQQQAIPAVLAGNDVFASAQTGTGKTAGFTLPMLQLLSATPPHKVQRTPRALILTPTRELAAQIGDSVKIYGKHLSLRSAVVYGGVGIVPQIQALRRGVDIVVATPGRLLDHLGQRTLDLSQIEILVLDECDRMLDMGFIHDIRKVLAALPQSRQTLMFSATFSKVIQQLANTLLRDPTLIEVAARNTAAERVEQVVHLVDRDRKRELLAYMISFHNWQQVLVFTRTKHGANRLAEQLSQDGLKAAAIHGNKTQAARTRALNDFKLGKVRVLVATDVASRGIDIDQLPHVVNFELPHVPEDYVHRIGRTGRAGYGGKAVSLVSGEENPLLKGIEMLLNQTLAKIVVPGYEPKSSAQAQPEPEKRQRSNQGRGGQGARSNSQAAPKPQSSKSQSSKPQDPPTRSKKPVSASRARKRLRSA, encoded by the coding sequence ATGGAATTTTCTGATCTCGGTCTTTCGACCGACCTTCTTCGCGCTGTCGCTGAGCAGGGCTACACCGAGCCTACTCCCATTCAGCAGCAGGCAATTCCTGCTGTTTTGGCAGGGAATGATGTTTTCGCGAGTGCCCAAACTGGAACAGGCAAAACAGCAGGGTTCACGCTGCCGATGCTGCAACTTTTAAGCGCTACTCCACCCCATAAAGTGCAGCGCACTCCGCGCGCTCTGATTCTGACTCCTACACGTGAACTGGCAGCCCAAATTGGCGATAGCGTTAAGATCTACGGTAAACATTTATCGCTGCGATCGGCGGTTGTCTATGGTGGAGTTGGCATTGTGCCGCAAATTCAGGCGCTGCGTCGCGGCGTTGATATTGTCGTTGCAACGCCTGGTCGGTTACTGGATCACTTGGGGCAAAGGACATTGGATCTTTCCCAAATTGAGATTTTGGTGTTGGATGAATGCGATCGCATGTTAGATATGGGCTTTATCCACGACATTCGCAAAGTGTTAGCAGCGTTACCTCAATCTCGGCAAACGCTAATGTTCTCTGCCACGTTCTCAAAGGTGATTCAACAGCTTGCAAATACGCTGCTTAGAGATCCTACTTTAATTGAGGTTGCTGCTCGTAACACAGCCGCAGAGCGGGTGGAACAGGTTGTGCATTTAGTAGATCGCGATCGCAAGCGCGAGCTATTGGCTTACATGATTAGCTTTCACAACTGGCAACAGGTTTTAGTTTTTACCCGCACTAAACATGGGGCGAATCGTTTAGCCGAGCAACTGAGTCAAGATGGACTGAAAGCTGCCGCTATTCATGGTAACAAAACCCAAGCTGCCCGTACCCGTGCTCTCAACGACTTTAAGCTAGGCAAGGTGCGCGTCCTGGTCGCCACTGACGTTGCCTCCCGTGGAATTGACATCGACCAACTTCCCCACGTCGTCAACTTCGAGCTACCCCATGTGCCTGAAGATTACGTGCATCGTATTGGTCGCACAGGGCGCGCGGGCTACGGCGGCAAGGCGGTTTCTTTAGTTTCTGGAGAAGAAAATCCGCTTCTGAAGGGCATTGAGATGTTGCTTAACCAAACTCTTGCCAAGATTGTGGTTCCAGGATACGAGCCGAAGAGTTCAGCCCAAGCGCAGCCAGAGCCAGAGAAACGCCAGCGATCGAACCAGGGTCGGGGCGGTCAAGGAGCAAGGTCAAACTCCCAAGCTGCACCTAAGCCTCAATCTTCTAAGTCCCAATCTTCTAAGCCTCAAGATCCACCGACGCGGAGCAAAAAACCTGTTTCGGCAAGTCGTGCCCGGAAGCGGCTTCGGAGTGCCTAG
- the aroA gene encoding 3-phosphoshikimate 1-carboxyvinyltransferase codes for MTATVSLNCTETHHTLTIAPSSIGLSGQIQVPGDKSISHRALMLGAIAQGETQIQGLLLGEDPQSTANCFRAMGATISELNTKRVTVQGIGLGQLQEPGNILESGNSGTTMRLMLGLLASQPQRFFTVTGDVSLRSRPMSRVIQPLQQMGAQIWSRAGGYAPLAVQGQFLKPIHFHSPIASAQVKSCILLAGLLTEGATTVTEPSLSRDHSERMLRAFGANLTVDPETYSVTVTGGANLLGQSVIVPGDISSAAFWLVAASLVPGSDLLVQNVGVNPTRTGVLDVLAAMEADITWENQREIAGEPVADLRVRSSALKACTISGEALIPRLIDEIPILAVAATLAKGTTIIRNAAELRVKESDRLAVMAAQLTKMGAKVTELPDGLEIIGGTSLIGAEVDSDTDHRIAMSLAIAALVAKGTTTIHRAEAAAVSYPMFVSTLQQVCGSL; via the coding sequence ATGACTGCCACTGTCTCCCTTAATTGCACTGAAACGCATCACACCTTAACGATCGCCCCATCTTCTATCGGGCTATCCGGTCAAATTCAAGTTCCTGGCGACAAATCTATTTCCCATCGGGCGCTGATGCTAGGGGCGATCGCCCAAGGCGAAACTCAAATTCAGGGCTTGCTGCTGGGCGAAGACCCGCAAAGTACGGCAAACTGCTTTCGGGCAATGGGTGCAACCATTTCGGAGTTGAATACCAAACGGGTGACGGTACAAGGAATTGGCTTAGGACAGTTGCAAGAACCCGGTAATATTTTAGAGTCAGGAAACTCTGGCACCACTATGCGGCTAATGCTAGGGCTATTGGCTTCGCAACCACAGCGGTTTTTTACCGTCACGGGCGATGTTTCCTTGCGATCGCGCCCCATGTCTCGCGTTATTCAACCCTTACAACAAATGGGTGCCCAAATTTGGAGCCGGGCGGGCGGCTATGCGCCACTGGCAGTACAAGGACAATTTCTCAAGCCGATTCATTTTCATTCGCCGATCGCCTCTGCTCAAGTTAAATCCTGCATTTTGTTAGCAGGACTGCTGACCGAAGGTGCCACGACAGTGACCGAGCCTTCCCTATCCCGCGACCACAGCGAACGAATGCTGAGGGCATTTGGCGCGAATCTGACCGTTGACCCCGAAACCTACAGCGTCACCGTCACGGGGGGAGCCAATCTTTTAGGGCAGTCTGTGATTGTGCCAGGAGATATTAGCTCAGCGGCGTTTTGGTTGGTTGCCGCATCTTTAGTACCTGGCTCGGATTTACTGGTTCAGAACGTGGGGGTGAATCCCACCCGCACCGGAGTATTAGACGTTCTAGCGGCAATGGAAGCCGATATTACCTGGGAAAACCAGCGAGAAATTGCAGGAGAGCCTGTTGCCGACTTGCGAGTGCGATCGAGCGCTCTCAAAGCCTGCACCATTTCTGGAGAAGCACTGATTCCTCGCCTAATTGACGAAATCCCGATTCTGGCGGTCGCGGCAACTCTAGCGAAAGGAACCACGATCATTCGTAATGCAGCAGAATTGCGCGTCAAGGAGAGCGATCGCCTCGCCGTAATGGCAGCCCAACTCACTAAAATGGGAGCCAAAGTCACCGAACTACCCGACGGACTTGAAATTATCGGCGGCACTTCCCTCATCGGCGCAGAAGTAGATAGCGATACCGATCATCGAATTGCCATGAGTTTGGCGATCGCTGCCCTCGTTGCAAAAGGCACCACCACAATTCACCGCGCCGAAGCTGCCGCAGTCTCCTATCCCATGTTTGTCAGCACCTTACAACAGGTTTGTGGAAGTTTGTGA